A window of the Synechococcus sp. LTW-R genome harbors these coding sequences:
- the cysE gene encoding serine O-acetyltransferase translates to MLNALRADLAIIKERDPAARGTLEMLCCYPGLHALTLHRLSHRLWRVAPLPARLLSQLGRWLTGIEIHPGARIGQGVFIDHGMGVVIGETAVVGNNCLLYQGVTLGGTGKAHGKRHPTLAENVVVGAGAKVLGAIEVGANTRIGAGSVVLRDVAPDSTVVGVPGRVVHQSGVRVNPLAHSALPDAEARVIRNLMERIDALETELTRAQDCLRNLAAGQPLDEPCTAAAAQSLKDREILEFLGDNPGTTN, encoded by the coding sequence ATGCTGAACGCGCTGCGAGCCGACCTGGCGATCATCAAGGAACGGGACCCGGCAGCACGCGGCACGTTGGAAATGCTGTGCTGCTACCCGGGGCTACATGCCCTGACGTTGCACCGCCTCAGTCACCGCCTCTGGCGTGTTGCGCCGCTACCGGCCCGCCTGCTCAGCCAACTGGGACGCTGGCTCACCGGCATCGAAATTCACCCAGGAGCCCGGATCGGCCAAGGGGTGTTCATCGACCATGGCATGGGTGTCGTGATCGGCGAAACGGCCGTGGTGGGCAACAACTGCCTGCTCTACCAAGGCGTCACCCTCGGAGGAACGGGCAAAGCCCACGGGAAGCGTCACCCGACCCTCGCGGAGAACGTTGTCGTCGGTGCTGGAGCCAAGGTTCTCGGTGCCATTGAAGTGGGGGCCAACACCCGCATTGGCGCAGGCTCGGTCGTCCTGCGCGATGTCGCCCCGGACAGCACCGTGGTGGGCGTCCCCGGCCGCGTCGTTCACCAGAGCGGCGTTCGCGTGAACCCTCTTGCGCACTCCGCCCTGCCCGACGCGGAGGCTCGGGTGATCCGCAACCTGATGGAGCGCATTGACGCCCTTGAAACGGAACTCACCCGCGCGCAAGACTGCCTGCGGAACCTTGCCGCCGGTCAGCCCCTGGACGAGCCCTGCAC
- a CDS encoding GntR family transcriptional regulator, translating into MRFHIQQDSDIPASSQLYNQICFAIAARHFPPGHRLPSTRQLAMQTGLHRNTISKVYRQLENDGVVEAMAGSGIYVRDQQNPREIKPPPGPRGRHLPDIDREVRQSVDGLLNAGCTLQQARELLTREIDWRLRCGARVLVSTPREDIGASMLISEELTPHLDAPVEVVPMEELEAVLENSSNGTVVTSRYFLQPVEEIAKRHGVRAVPVDLNDFRHELDLLKDLRAGSCVGLVSISPGILRAAEVILHSMRGNELLLMTATPDVSSRLLALLRASSHVLCDRPSLPLVEQSLRQNRAQLMRMPQVHCAQSYLGTATIDQLRKEIGLLTS; encoded by the coding sequence GTGCGGTTCCACATTCAGCAGGACAGCGATATCCCGGCCTCGAGCCAGCTGTACAACCAGATTTGCTTTGCGATTGCAGCACGGCACTTCCCGCCCGGCCATCGCCTACCCAGTACCCGCCAGCTGGCGATGCAGACCGGCCTGCATCGCAACACGATCAGCAAGGTCTACCGCCAACTGGAGAACGACGGCGTGGTGGAAGCCATGGCCGGTTCTGGCATCTACGTACGGGATCAACAAAACCCCCGGGAAATCAAGCCACCCCCGGGACCCCGCGGGCGGCACCTGCCTGACATCGACCGCGAGGTCCGCCAGAGCGTGGATGGCCTCCTCAACGCCGGCTGCACCCTGCAGCAGGCCCGCGAGCTCTTGACCCGCGAGATCGACTGGCGGCTGCGCTGCGGCGCCCGGGTGCTGGTCAGCACCCCGCGGGAGGACATCGGCGCCTCCATGCTGATCTCCGAGGAGCTCACCCCACACCTGGACGCCCCCGTCGAGGTGGTTCCGATGGAGGAACTGGAGGCGGTGCTCGAGAACTCCAGCAACGGCACTGTCGTCACCAGTCGCTACTTCCTGCAGCCCGTTGAGGAGATCGCCAAGCGCCACGGCGTGCGTGCCGTCCCCGTTGACCTCAATGACTTCCGCCACGAGCTCGACCTACTGAAGGACCTGCGCGCCGGCAGCTGCGTGGGACTCGTCAGCATCAGCCCAGGCATCTTGCGGGCCGCTGAAGTGATCCTCCACAGCATGCGCGGCAACGAACTGCTGCTGATGACCGCCACCCCGGATGTCAGCAGCCGACTGCTCGCCCTGCTACGGGCCTCCAGCCATGTGCTCTGCGATCGCCCCAGCCTGCCCTTGGTGGAGCAGAGCCTGCGCCAGAACCGCGCTCAGCTGATGCGCATGCCCCAGGTGCACTGCGCCCAGAGTTATCTCGGCACAGCAACGATCGATCAGCTCCGCAAGGAAATCGGCCTGCTCACCAGCTGA
- a CDS encoding dienelactone hydrolase family protein — protein MPVPNSSNAMTIQADWVQLSVPSEAGVTATTMPAWWVQPERPRGAVLVLPEVFGVNSWVRSVAERLAQEGYAALALSTFSRTAPDLEVGYDEAGLATGRKHRDQVTAPQLFADVQVAVDWLQQAHPSLRLGCVGFCFGGHLAMLAATNPAIEATCDFYGARVSCFKPGSADSATLSVVPQIPGRLWCFCGDQDPLMPAEEVQAIDRALHTADSSWARHRLVVATGAGHGYMCEARTDFHPEAAASGWSLMLELFAEAL, from the coding sequence GTGCCGGTTCCCAACTCCTCCAACGCGATGACCATCCAGGCCGACTGGGTTCAGCTCTCCGTTCCCTCTGAAGCCGGTGTGACAGCGACCACCATGCCGGCCTGGTGGGTGCAGCCAGAGCGGCCTCGCGGGGCTGTTCTGGTTCTGCCTGAGGTGTTTGGAGTGAACAGCTGGGTGCGCAGCGTGGCGGAACGGTTGGCTCAGGAGGGTTACGCAGCCTTAGCGCTGAGCACCTTCTCGCGCACGGCTCCTGATTTGGAGGTGGGCTACGACGAAGCCGGCTTGGCCACGGGCCGGAAGCATCGGGATCAGGTGACGGCTCCGCAGCTCTTCGCGGATGTTCAAGTTGCCGTCGATTGGCTCCAGCAGGCCCATCCGTCCCTGCGGTTGGGGTGCGTGGGCTTCTGCTTTGGCGGCCACCTGGCGATGCTGGCGGCGACGAACCCAGCGATTGAGGCCACGTGCGATTTCTATGGCGCCCGGGTGTCCTGCTTCAAGCCCGGGTCAGCTGACTCAGCGACCCTGTCGGTTGTTCCACAGATCCCAGGTCGACTCTGGTGTTTCTGCGGCGACCAAGATCCGTTGATGCCCGCTGAAGAAGTGCAAGCGATTGATCGAGCCCTGCACACAGCGGATTCCAGCTGGGCGCGCCATCGCCTGGTTGTGGCGACTGGAGCCGGTCACGGATACATGTGTGAGGCCAGGACAGACTTCCACCCTGAGGCTGCGGCCTCGGGATGGAGCCTGATGCTGGAGCTCTTCGCTGAGGCGCTTTAG
- the infC gene encoding translation initiation factor IF-3 — MPPRPRFDRRAPVRELPNINDRINYPQLRVVDADGSQLGVISREEALDVAKDRELDLVLVSEKADPPVCRIMDYGKFKFEQEKKAKEAKKKSHQTEVKEVKMRYKIDQHDYDVRLGQASRFLKAGDKVKCTVIFRGREIQHTALAEQLLRRMAKDLEEKAEIQQDPKREGRNMIMFLSPRKTPLAKEKEAEAAASKAVRTIETPRQAAAKAEG; from the coding sequence ATGCCACCCCGTCCTCGTTTTGACCGCCGTGCTCCTGTCCGGGAGCTCCCCAACATCAACGACCGCATCAATTACCCCCAGCTCCGGGTGGTCGATGCCGACGGCAGTCAGCTGGGAGTGATCTCAAGGGAAGAGGCACTCGACGTCGCCAAGGACCGCGAGCTGGACCTGGTGCTCGTGAGTGAAAAGGCTGACCCACCGGTCTGCCGGATCATGGACTACGGCAAGTTCAAGTTCGAACAGGAAAAGAAGGCCAAGGAAGCCAAGAAAAAGTCGCACCAGACCGAAGTCAAAGAGGTCAAGATGCGCTACAAGATCGACCAGCACGACTACGACGTGCGGCTCGGTCAGGCCTCTCGCTTCCTGAAAGCCGGCGACAAGGTCAAGTGCACCGTGATCTTCCGCGGCCGCGAAATCCAGCACACCGCCTTGGCTGAGCAGCTTCTTCGCCGCATGGCGAAGGACCTCGAGGAGAAAGCTGAAATTCAGCAGGATCCCAAGCGCGAGGGCCGGAACATGATCATGTTCCTGAGCCCCCGTAAAACCCCGCTGGCCAAGGAGAAAGAGGCCGAAGCCGCAGCCAGCAAAGCGGTGCGCACGATCGAGACGCCTCGCCAAGCCGCCGCGAAGGCCGAGGGCTAA
- the miaA gene encoding tRNA (adenosine(37)-N6)-dimethylallyltransferase MiaA encodes MSPSSQPLVIALLGPTASGKTALGIEIAKALDLAVLSVDSRQLYKDMTIGTAKPTAEQRAAVRHELLDLRAPDQPINLQEFRQEADRAIAAEHQRRGVAFLVGGSGLYIKAITQGMTPPAVPPQPQLRGELEALGQNQCYALLRQADPSAAERIMANDAVRTQRALEVLYATGRPLSQQQGSNPPPWRVLELGLNPSNLKQRIAQRSHALYSDGLVAETQTLQQRYGADCPLLDTIGYAEAAALLRGQLNEQQAIAQTTKRTQQFAKRQRTWFRRQHQPLWLDAPGQDGDPLERALSAIEHVLG; translated from the coding sequence ATGAGTCCATCCAGTCAGCCCCTCGTCATCGCCTTGCTGGGGCCAACGGCCAGCGGCAAAACCGCACTTGGCATTGAGATCGCCAAGGCCCTTGACCTCGCTGTGCTGTCCGTCGATTCCAGGCAGCTTTACAAGGACATGACGATCGGCACGGCCAAACCGACGGCCGAGCAACGGGCCGCCGTTCGCCATGAGCTGCTGGACCTGCGGGCTCCCGATCAACCCATCAATTTGCAGGAGTTCCGCCAGGAAGCCGACCGAGCTATCGCCGCGGAACACCAGAGGCGCGGGGTGGCCTTTCTCGTGGGCGGCAGCGGTCTCTACATCAAGGCCATCACCCAGGGGATGACGCCACCGGCGGTGCCGCCGCAACCACAACTACGGGGGGAGCTCGAGGCCCTGGGCCAGAACCAGTGCTACGCCCTGCTGCGCCAAGCGGATCCAAGCGCCGCTGAGCGGATCATGGCCAACGACGCCGTGCGAACCCAGCGCGCCCTGGAGGTGCTCTATGCCACGGGTCGTCCCCTCAGCCAGCAACAGGGCTCCAATCCACCGCCCTGGCGTGTCCTTGAGCTGGGGCTCAACCCGAGCAACCTCAAACAACGCATTGCCCAACGCAGCCATGCGCTGTACAGCGATGGCTTGGTGGCTGAAACGCAAACGCTCCAACAGCGCTACGGAGCGGACTGCCCACTGCTGGACACCATCGGCTACGCAGAAGCAGCCGCCCTGCTGCGGGGTCAGTTGAACGAGCAGCAGGCCATCGCGCAGACCACCAAACGCACCCAGCAATTCGCCAAGCGCCAGCGAACGTGGTTTCGCCGCCAGCATCAACCCCTTTGGCTGGATGCACCGGGCCAAGACGGCGATCCACTGGAACGGGCCTTGTCGGCGATCGAGCACGTCCTAGGGTGA
- the gyrB gene encoding DNA topoisomerase (ATP-hydrolyzing) subunit B: MSEATKVQAAYGAEQIQVLEGLEPVRKRPGMYIGSTGPRGLHHLVYEVVDNSVDEALAGHCNEIRVAIEEDGSCSVSDNGRGIPTDVHPKTGKSALETVLTVLHAGGKFGAGGYKVSGGLHGVGVSVVNALSEWVEVLVYRQGKEHRQRFERGAPIGSLGIEPGADPSRTGTTVRFKPDLEIFTGGIDFDYNTLSARLRELAYLNGGVKIVFRDERPAARDAEGEAHEEIYHYEGGIKEYVAYMNAEKDALHPDIIYVNSEKDGVQIEAALQWCVDAYSDNIFGFANNIRTVDGGTHIEGLKTVLTRTLNNFAKKRGKRKESDSNLAGENIREGLTAVLSVKVPEPEFEGQTKTKLGNTEVRGIVDSLVGEALGEYLEFNPSVIDLILEKAIQAFNAAEAARRARELVRRKSVLESSTLPGKLADCSSRDPGESEIYIVEGDSAGGSAKQGRDRRFQAILPLRGKILNIEKTDDAKIYKNTEIQALITALGLGIKGEEFDEKNLRYHRIVIMTDADVDGAHIRTLLLTFFYRYQKALLEGGYIYIACPPLYKVERGKNHTYCYNENDLTTTVKGFGEKANYTIQRFKGLGEMMPAQLWETTMDPTTRMMKRVEIEDAAEADRIFTILMGDKVAPRREFIETHSAELDLAQLDI; encoded by the coding sequence ATGAGCGAAGCCACGAAAGTTCAGGCTGCCTACGGCGCCGAGCAGATCCAGGTCTTGGAGGGCTTGGAGCCGGTCCGTAAGCGCCCTGGGATGTACATCGGCTCCACCGGGCCGAGGGGCTTGCACCACCTGGTCTATGAGGTGGTCGATAACTCTGTTGACGAAGCCCTCGCTGGGCATTGCAACGAGATCCGGGTTGCGATTGAAGAGGACGGCAGCTGTTCCGTCAGCGACAACGGCCGCGGCATCCCGACGGATGTCCACCCCAAAACCGGCAAAAGCGCCCTGGAGACTGTTCTGACGGTTCTCCACGCCGGCGGCAAGTTCGGAGCCGGCGGCTACAAGGTCTCGGGTGGTCTCCACGGGGTTGGTGTCTCCGTGGTCAACGCCCTGTCCGAGTGGGTTGAGGTTCTTGTTTACCGCCAGGGCAAAGAGCACCGTCAGCGCTTTGAACGGGGTGCTCCGATTGGCAGCTTGGGCATTGAGCCGGGAGCCGATCCCAGCCGCACTGGAACCACGGTGCGCTTCAAGCCGGATCTAGAGATCTTCACCGGCGGGATTGACTTTGACTACAACACGCTCTCGGCTCGTTTAAGGGAGCTTGCTTACCTCAATGGTGGGGTCAAAATCGTTTTCCGCGACGAGCGCCCCGCGGCACGCGATGCCGAGGGTGAAGCTCATGAGGAGATTTATCACTACGAAGGCGGCATTAAGGAATACGTCGCCTACATGAATGCGGAGAAGGATGCTCTACATCCCGATATCATTTATGTGAACTCCGAGAAAGATGGGGTTCAGATTGAAGCCGCACTGCAGTGGTGCGTTGATGCCTACTCCGACAACATCTTTGGTTTCGCGAACAACATCCGTACGGTGGATGGTGGTACCCACATTGAGGGCCTGAAGACTGTTCTGACCCGGACCCTCAATAACTTCGCCAAAAAGCGCGGCAAGCGCAAAGAGTCTGACTCCAACCTCGCGGGTGAAAACATCCGTGAGGGCCTCACGGCGGTTCTCTCGGTCAAGGTTCCCGAGCCTGAATTTGAGGGTCAGACCAAGACGAAGCTCGGGAACACCGAGGTGCGCGGCATCGTTGATTCGCTCGTCGGTGAAGCCCTCGGCGAATACCTCGAGTTCAATCCGTCCGTGATTGACCTGATCCTTGAGAAAGCGATTCAGGCCTTCAATGCCGCAGAGGCGGCCCGCCGGGCCCGTGAATTGGTGCGTCGCAAGAGCGTCCTCGAAAGCTCAACGCTGCCGGGCAAGCTGGCCGACTGCTCCTCCCGGGACCCCGGTGAATCCGAGATTTACATCGTGGAGGGTGATTCCGCAGGTGGCTCAGCCAAGCAAGGGCGAGATCGTCGTTTTCAGGCCATCCTTCCTCTGCGGGGCAAGATTCTCAATATTGAAAAGACTGACGACGCCAAGATCTACAAGAACACCGAGATTCAGGCGCTGATTACAGCCCTTGGTTTGGGGATCAAAGGCGAAGAGTTTGACGAGAAAAACCTGCGCTACCACCGCATCGTCATCATGACCGACGCAGACGTGGACGGAGCCCACATTCGGACGTTGCTGCTCACCTTCTTCTATCGCTATCAAAAGGCTCTTCTTGAGGGCGGCTACATCTACATCGCCTGCCCTCCCCTCTACAAAGTGGAGCGCGGTAAAAACCACACCTATTGCTACAACGAAAACGACCTCACGACCACCGTTAAAGGGTTCGGAGAGAAGGCGAACTACACGATCCAGCGCTTTAAGGGCTTGGGCGAGATGATGCCCGCCCAGTTGTGGGAAACCACGATGGATCCAACGACGCGAATGATGAAGCGCGTGGAGATTGAAGACGCTGCGGAGGCCGATCGCATTTTCACGATCCTGATGGGCGACAAGGTGGCTCCCCGCCGCGAGTTCATCGAGACCCACAGCGCGGAACTGGATCTGGCTCAGCTCGATATCTGA
- a CDS encoding SH3 domain-containing protein, translating to MPAQPYASLRWGALLAFALFAPIGLPAGGAERRQAEVRRRCSSEPLLSTSRGCLQAAPERQAPVLAQVPVDSSIEVLRSWSNQRGERWLQVKVASRRGWMVAA from the coding sequence ATGCCGGCCCAGCCGTACGCCAGCTTGCGCTGGGGCGCTCTCTTGGCCTTCGCGTTATTTGCACCCATTGGCCTTCCGGCGGGTGGTGCGGAGCGTCGTCAGGCGGAGGTTCGCCGGCGTTGCTCCAGCGAGCCCCTGCTGAGTACTTCCAGAGGCTGTCTGCAAGCAGCTCCGGAGCGCCAGGCTCCCGTGCTTGCCCAGGTGCCTGTGGATTCTTCGATTGAGGTTCTGCGCAGCTGGAGTAACCAGCGCGGTGAGCGCTGGCTCCAGGTGAAAGTGGCCTCCCGCCGGGGCTGGATGGTGGCTGCTTAA